The Sorangiineae bacterium MSr11367 genome window below encodes:
- a CDS encoding TetR/AcrR family transcriptional regulator: protein MARRCFLERGAGVSAAEIARELGVSHTTIFNRFGTKEGLMLAALGPPRVVPWVATLDAGPDERPIREQLVEHAKVVSAYFEDLHAGLSVLQAAGIAPTKAYRGRSGEPAPVQAFRALTAWLRRAQRGGRLAKCDVEALASTLLGVLHATAFASRLSGQPIPPSGGERLIDRIIDLLWNGIGGVER from the coding sequence ATGGCGCGACGTTGTTTTCTGGAGCGTGGGGCGGGCGTGTCGGCGGCGGAGATCGCGCGCGAGCTCGGGGTAAGCCACACGACGATCTTCAACCGATTCGGCACGAAGGAGGGGCTCATGCTCGCCGCCCTCGGGCCTCCGCGGGTGGTTCCCTGGGTGGCGACGCTCGACGCCGGGCCGGACGAGCGCCCGATCCGCGAACAACTCGTCGAACACGCCAAGGTGGTATCCGCCTATTTCGAAGACCTCCATGCAGGCCTGTCCGTGTTGCAGGCCGCCGGCATCGCCCCCACCAAGGCCTATCGCGGTCGGAGTGGGGAGCCCGCCCCGGTGCAGGCATTCCGCGCGCTCACCGCCTGGCTCCGACGCGCGCAGCGAGGTGGGCGCCTCGCAAAGTGCGATGTCGAGGCGCTGGCCTCGACGCTCCTCGGCGTGCTGCACGCCACGGCATTCGCCTCCCGCCTCAGCGGACAACCGATCCCGCCCTCCGGCGGCGAACGCCTCATCGATCGAATCATCGACTTGTTGTGGAACGGTATCGGTGGCGTCGAGCGGTGA
- a CDS encoding excinuclease ABC subunit UvrA, whose protein sequence is MKSTRSHTPREAPDARREGFVRVRGAREHNLQNVDVAIPRDVLVVFTGVSGSGKSSLAFGTLYAEAQRRYLESVSPYARRLFHQMPVPDVDEIDGLPPAVALQQQRGTPTTRSSVGSVTTLSNLLRMLYSRAGTYPARQPMLYAESFSPNTPEGACPKCHGLGRVYEVTERSMVPDDSLTIRERAIAAWPPAWHGQNLRDILVTLGYDVDRPWRELPKKDRDWILFTEEQPTVPVYAGRTPAETRRALKRKEEPSYQGTFSSAQRFVLHTFANTQSALVKKRVSQYLVSGDCSRCHGKRLRAESLSVTFAGYDIAEMSRLPLRRLFALLQPYADGTARSLEALRRDHPEKGIVAQRITEDAVSRLEILLDLGLGYLTLDRGTPTLSPGELQRLRLATQVRSNLFGVVYVLDEPSAGLHPADTEALLRALDRLKTSGNSLFVIEHEVDVIRHADWIVDVGPAAGSKGGHVLYSGPLPGLATVEHSETAKAIFPKHGPTRRTPRTPQGWLRLSGVTRNNIRGLDVSFPLGVFTSVTGVSGSGKSSLVSQVLVELVTGALGQKVEIEVAEGEAALEHPVPSAVEGRIESGMDWVKRLVVVDQKAIGRTPRSNLATYTGLFDHVRRIFAATPAARARRYDAGRFSFNVNKGRCPNCQGEGFVMVELLFLASVYSACPVCNGTRYNAKTLEVKWQGKSIADVLALTVDEAAALFENEEAVRRPLTTLQEVGLGYLRLGQPATELSGGEAQRIKLATELQRPQRGHNLYVLDEPTTGLHPTDVDRLLRQLDGLVESGNTVIVVEHDMKVVASSDWVMDIGPGAGEEGGTVVVAAPPAQVAAAHPTQSCTAAYLAQYLRKA, encoded by the coding sequence ATGAAATCCACGCGTAGCCATACCCCTCGCGAAGCCCCCGATGCTCGGCGTGAAGGCTTCGTTCGCGTACGGGGGGCGCGCGAACACAACCTCCAGAACGTCGACGTCGCGATCCCGCGTGACGTCCTCGTGGTCTTCACGGGCGTGTCGGGATCGGGCAAGTCGTCCCTCGCCTTCGGTACCCTCTATGCCGAAGCCCAAAGGCGCTACCTCGAGTCGGTCTCGCCCTATGCGCGGAGGCTTTTCCACCAGATGCCCGTGCCCGACGTGGACGAGATCGACGGGCTGCCGCCGGCCGTGGCGCTGCAGCAGCAACGGGGCACCCCCACCACGCGCTCGTCGGTGGGCAGCGTCACCACCCTCTCGAATTTGCTCCGCATGCTCTATTCGCGCGCGGGAACGTACCCGGCGCGCCAGCCGATGCTGTACGCCGAATCCTTTTCCCCGAACACGCCGGAGGGCGCATGCCCCAAGTGCCACGGGCTCGGGCGCGTGTACGAAGTCACCGAGCGCTCGATGGTGCCCGACGACTCGCTCACCATCCGTGAACGCGCCATCGCCGCCTGGCCGCCCGCATGGCACGGCCAGAACCTGCGCGACATCCTGGTCACCCTGGGGTACGACGTCGACCGCCCGTGGCGCGAGCTACCGAAGAAGGATCGCGACTGGATCCTCTTTACCGAGGAGCAGCCCACCGTACCGGTCTATGCGGGCCGCACCCCCGCCGAGACGCGCCGCGCGCTGAAACGCAAGGAGGAACCGAGCTACCAGGGCACGTTCTCGAGCGCCCAGCGGTTCGTGCTCCACACCTTCGCCAATACGCAGAGCGCACTCGTCAAGAAGAGGGTGTCGCAATACCTGGTGAGTGGTGACTGCTCGCGATGCCATGGCAAGCGTCTGCGCGCCGAGTCCCTCTCGGTCACGTTCGCCGGCTACGACATCGCCGAGATGTCGCGATTGCCCCTCCGCCGGCTCTTCGCGCTTTTGCAGCCGTATGCCGACGGAACGGCACGGTCCCTCGAGGCACTGCGGCGCGACCACCCCGAGAAGGGCATCGTCGCACAGCGGATCACCGAGGACGCCGTATCGCGATTGGAGATCCTCCTCGATCTGGGGCTCGGGTATCTCACCCTCGACCGCGGAACGCCGACGCTCTCGCCGGGGGAGCTGCAGCGCCTGCGCCTTGCGACGCAGGTGCGTTCCAACCTCTTTGGCGTCGTCTACGTGCTCGACGAACCGTCGGCCGGCCTGCATCCCGCCGACACCGAAGCGCTCCTGCGCGCGCTCGATCGGCTGAAGACGTCGGGCAATTCGCTATTCGTCATCGAGCACGAGGTCGACGTCATCCGGCACGCCGATTGGATCGTCGACGTGGGACCGGCCGCCGGGAGCAAGGGCGGGCACGTGCTGTACAGCGGCCCGCTACCGGGATTGGCCACCGTGGAGCACTCCGAGACCGCGAAGGCCATCTTTCCGAAGCACGGGCCGACGCGGCGGACGCCTCGCACGCCGCAAGGCTGGCTACGGCTTTCCGGCGTCACGCGCAACAACATCCGAGGGCTCGATGTGAGCTTTCCCCTCGGCGTCTTCACGTCCGTGACCGGCGTTTCCGGTTCCGGCAAGTCGAGCCTCGTCAGCCAGGTGCTCGTCGAGCTGGTGACGGGTGCACTTGGCCAAAAAGTGGAAATCGAAGTTGCCGAGGGCGAGGCCGCGCTCGAGCATCCGGTCCCGTCGGCCGTCGAAGGACGCATCGAATCGGGCATGGACTGGGTGAAGCGCCTCGTGGTGGTCGACCAGAAGGCCATCGGGCGCACGCCGCGCTCGAACCTCGCCACCTACACGGGCCTTTTCGATCACGTGCGCCGGATCTTCGCCGCCACACCCGCCGCCCGGGCGCGCCGCTACGACGCGGGTCGCTTCTCGTTCAATGTCAACAAGGGCCGCTGCCCCAATTGCCAGGGCGAGGGCTTCGTGATGGTCGAGCTCTTGTTTTTGGCCAGCGTCTACAGCGCCTGCCCCGTCTGCAATGGCACACGCTACAACGCCAAAACGCTAGAAGTGAAATGGCAGGGAAAGAGCATCGCCGACGTCCTGGCCCTGACCGTGGACGAGGCGGCTGCCCTGTTCGAAAACGAGGAGGCCGTCCGCCGCCCCCTCACGACCCTGCAAGAAGTCGGTCTCGGTTACCTGCGCCTCGGCCAGCCGGCCACGGAACTGTCAGGTGGCGAGGCGCAACGGATCAAACTCGCCACCGAGCTGCAGCGCCCGCAGCGCGGGCACAACCTCTACGTACTCGACGAACCGACGACGGGGCTCCATCCCACCGACGTCGACCGGCTCCTACGGCAACTCGACGGCCTCGTGGAGTCGGGCAACACCGTGATCGTGGTGGAGCACGATATGAAAGTCGTCGCGTCGAGCGATTGGGTGATGGACATCGGACCGGGCGCCGGCGAAGAGGGCGGCACGGTGGTCGTTGCCGCACCACCGGCCCAAGTGGCCGCAGCCCACCCGACGCAGAGCTGCACGGCAGCGTATCTGGCGCAATACCTGCGCAAGGCGTAG
- a CDS encoding serine/threonine protein kinase, with protein MARDSAPNGPASLVPVAPTGPTSPSPNASRYRLIFELGRGGMADVVLAVIEGPGGFHKLQVLKFLRDELAGDPDYCTMFLDEAKLSARLNHPNIAQTNEVGFDGKRYFFAMEYLEGHSLDELLRRIPENKRPLPIMLRIVADACAGLHFAHEHNDFDGTPLNVIHRDVSPQNIFVTYDGAIKLLDFGIAKANDSKSRTEAGTIKGKIAYMAPEQIVVPDRIDRRADIFSVGAILWRLISGKRLWSGVTEMEVLQRLAGREIPLPTPLPGTPEELVRICRKAMAPHVQDRYATAAELHADLQALLTSLGGATYTDVAALVSHLFAARRKEVRAAIEAQLFATASQTNPRFTQLTQIPRLETASGIVEMEHAKSASTLTAHVPAARTNWGIAGAGIVIAIGVVVAAFVARSPAAPPQSATTSPPSAAAVDSVQKPEQKAEPKAETEVTFDVSPSQAQVFLDDTLLPRVPGSVQGKLHGTFPQDGRDHSVRVEADGFASKTLSVSFRAASVHVEVSLERERRSSPQWRPAAKTRAASPTTASPSVPAAPSAAPPPTAAPTAPAPTSRPAATALPNQQKALDKEDPWKR; from the coding sequence ATGGCTAGGGACTCGGCGCCGAACGGCCCGGCGTCGCTGGTGCCCGTTGCGCCGACCGGTCCCACCTCTCCATCGCCCAACGCATCGCGGTATCGGCTTATTTTCGAGCTTGGGCGCGGTGGAATGGCGGACGTCGTGCTGGCCGTCATCGAGGGTCCCGGCGGCTTTCATAAGTTGCAAGTGCTGAAGTTCCTCCGCGACGAGTTGGCGGGCGACCCGGATTACTGCACGATGTTCCTCGATGAAGCCAAGCTCTCGGCGCGGCTGAATCATCCGAACATTGCGCAAACCAACGAGGTCGGATTCGACGGCAAGCGGTACTTCTTCGCGATGGAGTATCTCGAGGGGCACAGCTTGGACGAGTTGCTGCGCCGCATCCCCGAGAACAAGCGCCCGCTTCCGATCATGTTGCGCATCGTCGCCGATGCCTGCGCAGGGCTGCATTTCGCGCACGAGCACAATGACTTCGACGGCACGCCGCTGAACGTCATCCACCGCGATGTGTCGCCGCAGAACATTTTCGTGACCTACGACGGCGCGATCAAACTGCTCGATTTTGGAATCGCCAAGGCGAACGACTCCAAAAGTCGCACGGAAGCCGGCACCATCAAGGGCAAAATCGCCTATATGGCGCCCGAGCAGATCGTGGTTCCCGACCGGATCGATCGCCGCGCCGACATCTTCTCCGTGGGGGCCATTCTATGGCGCCTCATTAGCGGCAAGCGTCTTTGGTCGGGCGTCACGGAGATGGAAGTGCTCCAGCGCCTTGCGGGGCGCGAAATCCCGTTGCCTACACCGCTCCCTGGCACCCCCGAGGAGCTGGTTCGCATTTGCCGCAAGGCCATGGCCCCGCACGTGCAAGATCGCTATGCCACGGCGGCCGAATTGCACGCGGATCTGCAAGCGTTGCTCACATCCCTGGGCGGGGCCACCTACACGGACGTGGCGGCCCTCGTGAGTCATCTCTTTGCCGCGCGCCGCAAAGAGGTGAGGGCTGCGATCGAAGCCCAATTGTTCGCGACCGCATCGCAGACGAACCCCAGGTTCACGCAGCTGACACAGATCCCGCGCCTCGAGACGGCCAGCGGCATCGTCGAAATGGAACACGCCAAGTCGGCGTCGACGCTCACGGCCCATGTACCCGCCGCTCGAACCAACTGGGGTATCGCGGGGGCGGGTATCGTCATCGCCATTGGCGTGGTGGTCGCGGCCTTCGTCGCGCGCTCCCCGGCAGCGCCCCCGCAGTCGGCCACGACGTCTCCGCCGAGCGCGGCCGCCGTGGACTCCGTGCAGAAGCCGGAGCAAAAGGCAGAGCCGAAAGCCGAGACCGAGGTCACGTTCGACGTCTCGCCGAGCCAGGCGCAAGTTTTCCTCGACGACACCTTGTTGCCGCGCGTGCCGGGGAGCGTACAGGGGAAATTGCATGGCACTTTCCCTCAGGATGGCCGCGATCACTCCGTCCGCGTCGAAGCGGATGGCTTCGCGTCCAAGACGTTGTCCGTGTCGTTTCGTGCGGCGAGCGTTCATGTCGAGGTGAGCCTGGAAAGGGAGCGTCGCTCCTCCCCGCAATGGCGGCCTGCCGCAAAAACACGGGCTGCCTCGCCCACGACCGCATCGCCCAGCGTGCCTGCTGCTCCTTCCGCGGCGCCTCCGCCGACCGCGGCGCCCACCGCACCCGCGCCGACATCGCGACCCGCTGCGACGGCGTTACCGAATCAGCAAAAAGCGCTCGACAAAGAAGATCCCTGGAAACGATAG